One uncultured Caproiciproducens sp. DNA segment encodes these proteins:
- a CDS encoding PhoH family protein, with the protein MFEQRINIDRMEQAVALFGNFDENIKLMEKEYRVGIVGRGSEIKVSGDPEDVALAVRAIDSLLSLVNRGEALSEQNVRYCISLVNEGNENKIDTLAGDCICITSKGKPVKAKTLGQKKYCTAIKSHTITIGVGPAGTGKTYLAVALAVTAFRAQEVNRIVLTRPAVEAGEKLGFLPGDLQQKVDPYLRPLYDALFDMLGAETYQKYVERGNIEVAPLAYMRGRTLDDSFIILDEAQNTTPEQMKMFLTRLGFNSKMVITGDVTQIDLPDGRKSGLKEVVKILRDIDDIAQVRFNEKDVVRHKLVQDIIKAYEKNEEAGH; encoded by the coding sequence ATGTTTGAACAAAGGATAAATATTGACCGCATGGAACAGGCGGTCGCTCTTTTCGGCAACTTTGATGAAAATATCAAGCTGATGGAAAAAGAGTACCGTGTGGGCATCGTCGGACGCGGAAGCGAAATCAAGGTTTCCGGTGATCCTGAGGATGTTGCGTTGGCTGTTCGTGCAATTGACAGCCTGTTGTCTCTTGTCAACAGGGGAGAGGCTTTAAGCGAACAAAATGTCCGCTACTGCATTTCGCTTGTGAATGAAGGCAATGAGAATAAAATTGATACGCTTGCAGGGGACTGCATTTGCATAACGTCAAAAGGGAAACCGGTTAAGGCCAAAACGCTTGGGCAGAAAAAATATTGTACGGCGATTAAAAGTCACACGATTACCATCGGAGTCGGTCCGGCAGGAACCGGAAAAACCTATCTTGCCGTTGCCCTTGCCGTTACAGCGTTCCGCGCGCAGGAGGTTAACCGGATTGTGCTGACCCGTCCCGCTGTTGAAGCGGGGGAAAAACTTGGCTTTCTTCCGGGTGACCTGCAGCAAAAGGTAGATCCGTACCTTCGCCCGCTTTACGATGCTTTGTTCGACATGCTGGGCGCTGAAACGTATCAGAAGTATGTTGAGCGCGGCAATATTGAGGTGGCGCCGCTTGCGTATATGCGCGGAAGAACCCTTGACGACAGTTTTATTATTCTTGATGAAGCGCAGAATACCACACCGGAACAGATGAAGATGTTCCTCACCCGGTTGGGATTTAATTCCAAAATGGTCATTACCGGGGATGTTACGCAGATTGATCTTCCCGACGGCCGCAAATCCGGTCTGAAAGAAGTGGTTAAGATTTTGCGCGATATTGACGATATCGCACAGGTTCGATTTAATGAAAAAGATGTCGTTCGCCATAAACTGGTGCAGGACATTATCAAAGCATATGAGAAAAACGAGGAGGCCGGGCATTAA
- the ybeY gene encoding rRNA maturation RNase YbeY yields the protein MEKVRVIIENKQKEVKIPTGLRMLVRRCCNAVLRMEKFGSPAEISVTFVNNEQIHELNKQYREKDVPTDVLSFPMGENGVYDINHSTGAKILGDIVISMEKAVEQAERYGHSLEREVGYLSVHSMLHLLGYDHENGGIQRVHMREKEELVMTQLGLPGTSSYVLDEDEE from the coding sequence ATGGAAAAGGTTAGAGTAATCATTGAAAATAAGCAAAAAGAAGTTAAAATTCCTACGGGTTTGCGCATGCTGGTGCGCCGCTGCTGCAATGCTGTGCTGCGCATGGAAAAATTTGGATCGCCCGCAGAGATCAGCGTCACATTTGTGAATAATGAGCAAATACATGAATTGAATAAGCAATACCGCGAAAAGGACGTTCCGACCGATGTGCTTTCTTTCCCTATGGGAGAAAACGGTGTTTACGACATCAACCACTCAACCGGGGCAAAGATTCTGGGCGACATCGTAATTTCCATGGAAAAGGCGGTGGAGCAGGCCGAACGTTACGGGCATAGCCTGGAGCGTGAGGTTGGTTATCTGTCGGTGCACTCCATGCTGCATCTGCTTGGTTACGACCACGAAAACGGCGGGATTCAAAGAGTCCATATGCGTGAAAAAGAGGAACTGGTCATGACCCAGCTGGGTCTTCCCGGCACGAGCAGCTATGTTTTAGATGAGGATGAGGAGTAA
- a CDS encoding diacylglycerol kinase family protein, with protein sequence MRFFKSFKYAFRGIVYCINNERNMRIHTVAALYVFVFSFFFEMSRTSYAAVFIVIAIVLTSELFNTVAEELCDMAAASFHPVVRIIKDMAAGAVLISAVFAAIVGICVFWQPAAFAKIIQYFFANPLMLFLFAAVTAMSIVYIVLGPIGFRDYIRKKRDK encoded by the coding sequence TTGCGGTTTTTTAAAAGCTTTAAGTATGCTTTTCGCGGAATAGTCTATTGTATCAATAATGAACGGAACATGCGGATACATACGGTGGCTGCACTGTATGTATTTGTCTTTTCGTTCTTTTTTGAAATGTCACGGACAAGCTATGCGGCTGTTTTTATCGTGATTGCCATCGTGCTGACCTCCGAACTGTTCAATACGGTTGCGGAAGAGCTTTGCGATATGGCCGCGGCAAGCTTTCACCCTGTCGTTCGGATCATAAAAGATATGGCGGCCGGCGCAGTTTTGATCAGCGCTGTTTTTGCGGCTATAGTCGGCATATGCGTTTTTTGGCAGCCCGCGGCGTTTGCTAAAATCATACAGTATTTTTTTGCTAATCCGCTCATGCTTTTTCTGTTTGCCGCGGTGACCGCCATGAGCATTGTTTATATTGTCTTGGGGCCGATCGGTTTCCGTGACTACATCAGAAAAAAACGTGATAAATAA
- the era gene encoding GTPase Era — translation MVDNSREKSAFIAIVGRPNVGKSSLLNAMIGQKVAIVSNKPQTTRTRIMGVLTRGEYQLVFIDTPGLLKPHNQLGEYMVRSVTESVSGVDACLLVVEAGKKTSPADLALIEKFKANSIPAVLAINKIDLVPDKSVLIAQISEMSALYGFEAVVPISAIDGNGVKELINELEKLTMPGGHFFEEDTLTDQPERVLAAEIIREKLLRLCSNEVPHGIAVVVEKMHERGDKSNITDIDATIFCEKESHKGIIIGKDGAMLKKVGTLARTDMERFFDCKINLKLWVKVKEDWRNRAGVLRSFGFDSNHFDR, via the coding sequence ATGGTGGATAATTCACGGGAAAAATCTGCATTTATTGCCATAGTAGGCCGCCCGAATGTGGGAAAATCATCCCTTTTGAATGCAATGATCGGCCAGAAAGTCGCCATTGTTTCCAACAAACCACAGACAACACGCACCCGAATTATGGGTGTTTTAACGCGGGGAGAATATCAGCTGGTTTTTATTGACACGCCCGGCCTTTTAAAGCCGCATAACCAGCTTGGTGAATATATGGTGCGCTCCGTCACCGAGTCCGTATCCGGAGTTGACGCATGCCTTTTGGTGGTGGAAGCGGGCAAAAAAACTTCTCCTGCCGATTTGGCGTTGATAGAAAAATTCAAGGCGAACAGTATCCCTGCGGTTCTGGCGATCAATAAGATCGATCTGGTTCCTGATAAAAGCGTTTTAATTGCTCAGATTTCTGAAATGTCGGCGCTTTACGGGTTTGAGGCAGTTGTGCCGATTTCCGCGATTGACGGCAATGGGGTCAAGGAGCTGATCAATGAGCTTGAAAAGCTCACAATGCCGGGCGGGCATTTTTTTGAGGAAGATACCTTAACAGACCAGCCGGAGCGCGTTCTTGCCGCAGAAATTATCCGTGAAAAACTGCTGCGTCTTTGCAGCAATGAAGTTCCTCACGGGATAGCGGTTGTGGTTGAAAAAATGCATGAACGCGGCGACAAAAGCAATATCACCGATATTGATGCAACCATTTTCTGTGAAAAAGAGAGCCATAAAGGCATCATCATCGGCAAGGACGGTGCGATGCTGAAAAAGGTCGGCACGCTGGCACGCACCGATATGGAACGGTTTTTCGACTGCAAAATCAATCTGAAGCTCTGGGTAAAGGTCAAAGAAGACTGGCGCAACCGTGCCGGTGTTTTACGCAGCTTTGGATTTGACAGCAATCATTTCGATCGTTAG
- a CDS encoding YqzL family protein, with product MDEKTAWNYFQHTGNVSDYLIYSQCKHSDEEMQMREDADADRDQGPGNHGEMRG from the coding sequence ATGGATGAAAAAACAGCATGGAATTATTTTCAACATACCGGAAATGTAAGTGATTATCTGATTTACAGTCAGTGTAAACACAGCGACGAAGAAATGCAAATGCGGGAGGACGCGGATGCAGATAGAGACCAAGGGCCTGGTAATCATGGAGAAATGCGTGGGTGA
- the recO gene encoding DNA repair protein RecO — protein MQIETKGLVIMEKCVGESDRLVTVLTGEEGIVRAFAQQAKKVKSNKLSATQLFSYSRFTIFKGRDKYIIDDAQPINVFFDLRKDIERLSLAQYFCELAGALAPQEAAAGDFLRLVLNAFHFLCKGTRPNPQIKAIVEMRMLSLAGYMPNLVCCSGCSCYEAEEMFFLPRKGLIYCRDCFTDSAEPAVRLSRGALTGLRHIIYSDFEKLFSFNLSKQGVKELSAASEQYVLCTLERSFNTLEFYNQMKTEE, from the coding sequence ATGCAGATAGAGACCAAGGGCCTGGTAATCATGGAGAAATGCGTGGGTGAAAGCGACCGGCTCGTGACTGTTTTAACAGGCGAGGAGGGTATTGTGCGCGCATTTGCCCAACAGGCCAAAAAAGTAAAAAGCAACAAACTTTCCGCAACACAACTTTTCAGCTATTCCCGCTTCACAATTTTTAAGGGGCGGGATAAATACATAATTGATGACGCTCAGCCCATTAATGTCTTTTTTGACCTTCGAAAAGATATTGAGCGGCTTTCCCTTGCCCAATATTTTTGTGAACTGGCGGGTGCGCTGGCTCCACAGGAAGCCGCGGCCGGGGATTTTTTGCGTCTAGTGCTCAATGCTTTTCACTTTCTGTGCAAAGGGACTAGACCCAATCCGCAGATTAAAGCAATTGTGGAAATGAGGATGCTCTCGCTTGCGGGCTATATGCCCAATCTGGTCTGTTGCTCCGGCTGCTCGTGCTATGAGGCGGAGGAAATGTTTTTTCTTCCGCGCAAAGGGCTGATTTACTGCAGAGACTGCTTTACGGATTCTGCGGAACCGGCTGTTCGGTTGAGCCGCGGCGCGCTGACGGGATTACGCCATATTATTTACTCCGATTTTGAAAAGCTTTTTTCTTTCAATTTATCAAAACAAGGGGTAAAGGAGCTTTCCGCAGCAAGCGAACAGTACGTTTTATGTACGCTTGAGCGCAGTTTCAACACGCTTGAATTTTATAATCAGATGAAAACAGAGGAATGA
- a CDS encoding AzlC family ABC transporter permease: protein MGEDLLNHKNALRAAFPHTIPVMLGYLFLGAAFGILLNSRGYSWGWAVLMSVFIYAGSMQFVAISLLSGPFLPLQAVLMTLMVNARHTFYGISMLDKFKGMGKKKPYMIFSLTDETFSLLCSARAPEGVDENRFLFCVSLLDQLYWIIGSAAGGIIGSMVSFNTKGIDFVMTALFTVIFVDQWENNKNHIPALIGLGGSALCLAVFGPGNFILPSMALIVFALSLLRKTVEREENT from the coding sequence ATGGGGGAAGACCTTTTGAATCATAAGAACGCGCTGCGCGCGGCTTTCCCGCACACCATTCCGGTGATGCTCGGTTATCTTTTTCTTGGTGCCGCCTTTGGCATCCTGCTGAACAGCAGGGGATACAGCTGGGGCTGGGCGGTACTGATGAGTGTGTTTATTTACGCAGGTTCCATGCAGTTCGTGGCAATCAGCCTTTTATCAGGGCCGTTCCTGCCCCTGCAGGCCGTACTGATGACGCTGATGGTCAATGCAAGACATACATTTTATGGTATTTCCATGCTTGACAAGTTTAAAGGCATGGGAAAGAAAAAGCCCTACATGATTTTTTCCCTTACGGATGAAACATTTTCCCTGTTATGCAGCGCCCGTGCGCCGGAGGGTGTTGATGAAAACCGGTTTCTGTTTTGCGTTTCCCTGCTGGACCAGCTTTACTGGATCATCGGTTCCGCGGCAGGCGGTATCATCGGTTCCATGGTTTCGTTCAACACCAAAGGCATCGATTTTGTGATGACCGCGCTGTTCACGGTTATCTTTGTGGATCAGTGGGAAAATAATAAGAATCACATTCCTGCCTTGATTGGACTGGGCGGTTCCGCCCTGTGCCTTGCCGTATTCGGGCCGGGAAATTTTATTCTGCCCTCCATGGCGCTGATCGTCTTCGCCCTCAGTCTTTTAAGAAAAACTGTTGAGCGGGAGGAGAATACATGA
- a CDS encoding AzlD domain-containing protein: MTLPSGQSLIIIFVVAVTTLFTRVLPFLLFPQGKETPRLVQYLGKVLPCAVMGMLIIYCLKSITVTAAPFGAPELISVAAVVFLYKWKHSTLLSIGGGTALYMLLIQFVFIT; the protein is encoded by the coding sequence ATGACTTTGCCATCCGGACAGTCGCTCATCATCATTTTTGTTGTGGCGGTGACTACATTGTTTACCCGTGTTCTGCCGTTCCTCCTGTTTCCGCAGGGCAAAGAAACCCCTCGTTTGGTTCAATATCTTGGCAAAGTCCTGCCCTGTGCGGTAATGGGCATGCTGATTATCTACTGCTTGAAAAGCATTACGGTTACTGCGGCGCCGTTTGGCGCGCCCGAATTAATTTCCGTGGCGGCGGTCGTGTTTCTGTACAAATGGAAGCACAGCACACTTTTAAGCATTGGTGGAGGAACCGCTCTTTACATGCTGTTGATACAGTTCGTTTTTATAACATAA
- a CDS encoding endonuclease MutS2, with protein MEEIMQRHYRALELDKILKLLAAETACEDAAELALLLTPSVSLTEVQRLLADTDDAHTLLARFGAPSFGGLKNVTNSLRRAEAGGTLNMAELLRIAGVLRTLRGIVEWRAKSAGVKSCLDWRFDSLMPNKYLEDRIYGAILSEEEMSDNASVQLAAIRRKIRSASSRVREQLDKMIRSSVYQKYLQDPIVTMRGGRFVVPVKAECRGEVAGLVHDTSSSGATVFIEPMGVVEANNEVRVLQSQEQAEIERILAELSAETGNFSSGTISGYQAAVELNLIFAKANIGYKMKASLPVVNDKGKILLKKARHPLINKDQVVPTDIELGIHFDTLVITGPNTGGKTVSLKTIGLLTLMAMCGLLLPVAENSQISIYHKVLADIGDEQSIEQSLSTFSAHMTNIIKIIGQADETSLILLDELGAGTDPIEGAALAMAMLESLRKKGAKVAATTHYAELKAYALQTDGVENACCEFDVKTLRPTYRLLIGVPGRSNAFAISLRLGMDNEIVERAKELVSSENTRFEDVVQSLENSRQSLESERSKAEQAHLEAVRAQKNAQEIRDSIQAEADKEIEKARRQASELVSRTRGQIDALLNEMDELKRQQNKTLSAEQKARLKAGLRTLEETADPIHSREDEGEYVLPRPLKVGDTVLLYDIDKQGTVLQLPEGNGQNILVQAGIIQTRVPLSNLRLVKEKQVKAPRRTVTRNVTGRAQAKVTSELDLRGQMSEEAIMNVDRFIDSALLSGIEQLTIIHGKGTGALRAAVQQHLKRHPSVRSYRLGTFGEGEAGVTIVELK; from the coding sequence ATGGAAGAAATAATGCAAAGGCATTACAGAGCTTTAGAGCTTGATAAAATATTAAAGCTGCTTGCCGCCGAAACAGCGTGTGAAGATGCGGCTGAGCTTGCTTTGCTGCTTACTCCGTCCGTTTCGCTTACAGAGGTGCAGCGGCTTTTAGCCGACACGGACGACGCCCACACTCTTTTGGCCCGATTCGGTGCGCCGTCTTTCGGCGGGCTGAAAAATGTAACCAACTCGCTGCGCCGCGCCGAGGCGGGCGGCACGCTCAACATGGCGGAGCTTCTGCGCATCGCCGGCGTTTTGCGCACGCTGCGCGGAATTGTTGAATGGCGCGCTAAGAGCGCGGGGGTAAAAAGCTGCCTTGACTGGCGGTTTGATTCGCTGATGCCCAATAAGTATCTTGAAGACAGAATCTACGGTGCGATTCTTTCGGAAGAGGAAATGTCGGACAATGCTTCCGTCCAGCTCGCGGCCATCCGCCGTAAAATCCGTTCCGCATCCTCCCGTGTCAGGGAACAGCTTGACAAAATGATTCGTTCCTCGGTCTACCAGAAATATTTGCAGGACCCGATTGTCACCATGCGCGGCGGCCGGTTTGTCGTGCCGGTTAAAGCGGAGTGCAGAGGGGAAGTTGCCGGACTGGTGCATGACACCTCTTCAAGTGGCGCAACTGTTTTTATCGAACCGATGGGTGTGGTGGAGGCCAACAATGAGGTTCGGGTGCTTCAGTCGCAGGAACAGGCTGAAATTGAACGGATTCTTGCCGAGCTTTCGGCCGAAACCGGAAACTTTTCCAGCGGAACCATCAGCGGATATCAGGCTGCTGTCGAATTGAACCTGATTTTTGCCAAGGCAAATATCGGCTATAAAATGAAAGCGAGCCTTCCGGTCGTGAACGACAAGGGAAAAATTCTGCTGAAAAAAGCACGTCATCCGCTGATCAACAAAGATCAGGTCGTCCCCACCGATATTGAACTGGGCATCCACTTTGACACATTGGTCATTACCGGTCCCAACACCGGCGGAAAGACGGTATCCTTAAAAACCATCGGTCTTCTGACGCTCATGGCCATGTGCGGGCTGCTGCTACCGGTTGCGGAGAACAGCCAGATATCCATTTACCATAAGGTTTTAGCCGATATCGGCGATGAACAGAGTATTGAACAGTCATTGTCCACTTTTTCGGCACATATGACGAATATCATTAAAATTATCGGTCAGGCTGATGAAACAAGCCTGATTCTTCTGGATGAACTTGGGGCGGGAACCGATCCAATCGAGGGTGCGGCGCTCGCAATGGCTATGTTGGAATCTCTCCGCAAAAAAGGCGCGAAGGTCGCCGCAACCACTCACTATGCCGAATTAAAGGCCTACGCGCTTCAAACGGATGGGGTGGAAAACGCGTGCTGTGAATTCGACGTAAAGACGCTGCGCCCGACCTACCGTCTGCTGATCGGCGTGCCGGGGCGTTCCAATGCGTTTGCCATTTCCCTGCGGCTCGGCATGGACAATGAAATTGTCGAACGCGCAAAAGAATTGGTTTCGAGTGAAAATACGCGGTTTGAAGATGTGGTGCAGAGTCTGGAAAACAGCCGCCAGAGTCTGGAAAGCGAGCGGTCAAAGGCGGAGCAAGCACATTTGGAAGCCGTCCGTGCCCAAAAGAACGCGCAGGAAATCCGCGACAGCATACAGGCGGAAGCGGACAAAGAGATTGAAAAGGCGCGCCGTCAAGCTTCCGAGCTTGTTTCCCGTACACGCGGACAGATTGACGCCCTTTTAAACGAAATGGATGAACTGAAAAGGCAGCAGAACAAAACGCTGTCCGCTGAACAAAAGGCAAGGTTGAAAGCCGGCCTTCGTACCTTGGAGGAAACGGCAGACCCGATACACAGCAGAGAGGACGAGGGCGAGTATGTTTTGCCGCGTCCGCTCAAAGTGGGAGACACGGTTCTTCTTTATGATATCGACAAACAGGGAACGGTGCTTCAGCTGCCGGAGGGGAACGGTCAGAATATTCTTGTTCAGGCGGGTATCATCCAAACGAGGGTGCCGCTTTCCAATCTGCGTTTGGTGAAGGAAAAGCAGGTCAAAGCGCCCCGCAGAACCGTGACAAGAAACGTGACGGGCAGAGCACAGGCGAAAGTGACATCCGAGCTTGACCTGCGCGGCCAAATGTCGGAAGAGGCCATTATGAATGTCGATCGGTTTATCGACTCGGCGCTGCTCAGCGGTATTGAACAGCTCACCATCATTCACGGCAAAGGAACGGGGGCTCTCCGCGCCGCGGTACAGCAGCATTTGAAAAGGCATCCGAGCGTCCGCAGCTACCGGCTCGGTACATTCGGCGAGGGAGAAGCCGGCGTGACCATTGTGGAATTAAAATAA
- a CDS encoding YlxM family DNA-binding protein, translated as MSKNLEISLLLDFYGDMLTDKQREVIEYYYNEDLSLSEIADNQGITRQGVRDSIKRAEFQLLDMEERLGLARRFREMRSGLERIGSAAAQIKEYNDHFIYSHELEDNTKLILDISQKLCE; from the coding sequence ATGTCGAAAAATCTGGAAATATCACTATTGCTTGATTTTTACGGTGATATGCTGACTGATAAACAGCGCGAGGTAATTGAATATTACTACAACGAGGATTTGTCGCTTTCCGAAATTGCGGACAACCAGGGCATTACCCGTCAGGGTGTGCGCGATTCCATCAAACGCGCCGAGTTTCAGCTGCTGGATATGGAGGAACGTCTGGGACTTGCCCGCCGTTTCCGCGAAATGAGGAGCGGCCTTGAACGTATCGGTTCTGCCGCCGCACAGATTAAAGAATACAACGATCATTTTATATATTCCCACGAGCTTGAGGACAACACCAAGCTGATCCTTGACATATCACAAAAGCTCTGCGAGTAG
- the ffh gene encoding signal recognition particle protein: MAFEGLADKLSAAFKRLKSKGKLNEADVKEAMREVRLALLEADVNYKVAKDFTNTVSERAVGAEVMQSLTPAQMVIKIVNEELTALMGGSDAKIASPSSPPTIIMLCGLQGAGKTTHAGKLGLMLKNKGHRPLLVACDIYRPAAIKQLQVVGENAGVPVFEMGKENPVKICKAAIKHAKDYGNDMVLIDTAGRLQIDEVLMNELKNIKNEISPHEILLVVDSMTGQEAVNVAKTFDELLNITGVILTKLDGDTRGGAALSVRAVTGKPIKFAGTGEKLQDLEIFHPDRMASRILGMGDVLTLIEDAQSKLDQSAAEKTAQKLMQNKFDYNDLLDQLVQVKKMGPLKNVLSKMPGMEKQLKDVDIDDRQMDRVAAIILSMTPEERTKPAVINPSRKRRMAAGSGMKVEDVNRLIKQLEQMQKMMKQLKGRGKRRFSGMGMPF; this comes from the coding sequence TTGGCATTTGAAGGTCTTGCCGATAAGCTTTCAGCCGCGTTTAAACGGCTGAAATCAAAAGGAAAATTGAATGAAGCCGACGTAAAAGAAGCAATGCGCGAAGTCCGTCTCGCCCTGCTTGAAGCCGACGTTAACTATAAGGTCGCGAAGGATTTTACCAACACGGTCAGCGAGCGCGCTGTCGGTGCCGAAGTAATGCAAAGCCTGACCCCGGCGCAGATGGTTATAAAAATTGTGAACGAGGAACTTACCGCTCTGATGGGCGGAAGTGACGCGAAGATTGCCAGCCCCTCTTCACCGCCGACTATTATCATGCTCTGCGGATTACAGGGCGCAGGTAAAACCACCCATGCGGGAAAACTCGGATTGATGCTGAAAAACAAAGGGCACAGGCCTCTTCTGGTGGCCTGCGATATTTATCGGCCCGCCGCCATCAAACAGCTGCAGGTTGTCGGGGAAAATGCCGGAGTTCCCGTTTTTGAAATGGGGAAGGAAAATCCCGTCAAAATCTGCAAAGCCGCCATTAAGCACGCGAAAGATTATGGCAACGACATGGTATTGATTGATACCGCGGGCCGTCTCCAGATTGACGAAGTGCTGATGAATGAGTTGAAAAATATCAAAAATGAGATATCTCCCCACGAGATTCTGCTTGTGGTGGATTCCATGACCGGTCAGGAAGCCGTCAATGTTGCAAAAACCTTTGATGAACTGCTGAATATCACAGGCGTGATCCTGACAAAGCTCGACGGCGATACCCGCGGCGGCGCGGCGCTTTCCGTGCGCGCGGTAACGGGAAAACCGATTAAATTCGCCGGCACCGGCGAAAAATTACAGGATCTCGAAATTTTCCACCCGGACCGCATGGCTTCCCGTATTCTTGGCATGGGCGATGTGTTAACGCTCATTGAGGACGCACAGAGCAAGCTCGACCAGTCGGCTGCGGAAAAAACAGCCCAAAAGCTGATGCAGAACAAATTCGATTACAACGATCTGCTGGATCAGCTGGTTCAGGTGAAGAAAATGGGGCCGCTGAAAAACGTGCTTTCCAAAATGCCCGGCATGGAAAAACAGCTGAAAGATGTGGATATTGATGATCGCCAGATGGACCGTGTGGCGGCGATTATTCTTTCTATGACGCCTGAAGAGCGGACGAAACCGGCCGTCATCAATCCGTCGCGCAAACGGCGCATGGCTGCGGGCAGCGGAATGAAGGTGGAGGACGTCAACCGTCTGATTAAACAGCTTGAACAGATGCAAAAGATGATGAAACAGCTGAAAGGCCGCGGCAAGCGGCGCTTTTCCGGCATGGGTATGCCGTTTTAA
- the rpsP gene encoding 30S ribosomal protein S16, translated as MSVKIRLRRMGAKKAPFYRIVVADSRFPRDGRFIEEIGYYNPLEEPSVVKVDAEKAKKWIANGAQPTDTVKALFKSHGVL; from the coding sequence ATGTCAGTAAAAATCAGATTACGCAGAATGGGCGCAAAGAAAGCTCCTTTCTATCGTATAGTTGTTGCAGATTCCCGCTTCCCGCGTGACGGCCGTTTTATTGAAGAAATCGGCTATTACAATCCGCTGGAGGAGCCATCCGTAGTAAAGGTTGACGCTGAAAAGGCTAAGAAATGGATTGCTAACGGCGCACAGCCGACAGATACCGTTAAAGCTCTGTTTAAGAGCCACGGCGTACTGTAA
- a CDS encoding KH domain-containing protein: MKELLIAIAQGLVESPSAVQVDVDEPNEEGTVVYHLHVAEDDMGRVIGKQGRIAKAIRIVMRAAATRSNGKVSVEID; this comes from the coding sequence ATGAAAGAACTGCTGATTGCGATTGCACAGGGGCTTGTTGAGAGTCCGTCCGCCGTTCAGGTGGATGTTGACGAGCCCAACGAAGAAGGAACCGTTGTTTATCATCTGCACGTTGCCGAAGACGACATGGGCAGAGTGATCGGCAAGCAGGGCCGCATTGCCAAAGCGATTCGCATTGTCATGCGCGCTGCCGCCACCCGCAGCAACGGGAAAGTATCCGTTGAAATTGACTAG
- a CDS encoding folate family ECF transporter S component — translation MSFSLHSIKSSVRELTSVTTIAVCGLLIALNAVLGLLTVVISNVLQIRFSFLTVAASGMLYGPVVGGIVGAVGDIVNYMFRPSGPFFPGFTLNAIITGFIYGLILYKKPVTIWRVLAANTIIMILVNFLLNSLWLSMMYGQAFLAVLSVRIVTNLILLPINVALLYTLTKFIQKLPVFRQKKMQ, via the coding sequence TTGAGCTTTTCTTTGCATTCCATTAAATCATCCGTTCGTGAGTTAACAAGCGTAACAACCATTGCAGTGTGCGGGTTGTTGATCGCTTTAAATGCTGTTTTAGGTCTTTTAACCGTTGTAATTTCCAACGTATTGCAAATCCGGTTCTCATTTTTAACAGTTGCGGCGTCGGGAATGCTGTACGGTCCCGTTGTAGGCGGGATTGTGGGCGCTGTTGGGGATATTGTAAATTATATGTTTCGTCCTTCAGGCCCGTTTTTTCCGGGATTCACCTTGAATGCGATTATTACAGGGTTTATATACGGACTCATCCTTTATAAAAAACCGGTGACCATATGGAGGGTCTTGGCTGCGAATACGATTATCATGATTCTTGTCAACTTTTTGTTGAATTCCCTGTGGCTTTCCATGATGTATGGACAGGCATTTCTTGCAGTTCTCTCCGTACGCATCGTAACGAATCTAATTCTACTCCCGATTAATGTTGCATTGCTTTACACCTTGACTAAATTTATTCAAAAACTCCCTGTATTCCGTCAGAAAAAAATGCAGTAG